The window TCCTTCGTAAACGCAGAAAATGGCTTCATTGATCATCGGCAGGAGCACCCGGTTGGACACAAAACCCGGAGCATCGTTGACTTCCACGGGCACTTTGCCCATGCGTTCACTCATGGCCTTGACCACCGCAAAGGTTTCATCGGAGGTAGCCAGTCCACGGATAATTTCTACCAGTTTCATTACCGGCACCGGGTTCATAAAGTGCATGCCGATGACTTTTTCCGGCCTTTTCGTTGCCGCGGCAATCTGGGTAATGGGCAGGGACGAGGTATTTGTGGCCAGGATGGTGTGAGCGGGGCAAATTTCATCCAGTTGTTTAAAAATGCTGGATTTCACTTCCATATTTTCTATAGCCGCTTCAATGACCAGGTCCACATCTTTAGCATCGGCCAGACTGGTGGAAGGGGTAATGCGCGCGAGGATTTCTGCCTTCTGTTCCTCCTGCAACCTCTCTTTGCTCACATCCCGGCTTAAGTTCTTTTCGATATTGCTCAGGCCCCGTTGAACAAATTCATCCTTAATATCATTTAAAATAACCTGGCAACCGGCCGCTGCCGCCACCTGGGCAATGCCCGAACCCATCTGGCCGGCACCGACAACCATCACCTTTTTTACATCCATAAATCCTTTAAACCCCCCTAAATATTCTCTACAATCATGGCCATTCCCTGGCCACCGCCAATGCACATGGTTACCAGACCGGTTTGCAAATTTCTTCTCTTCATTTCGTGCATAATGGTGACGACAAGCCTGGCCCCCGTGCAGCCTATGGGATGACCAAGAGAAATACCGCTGCCCAACGGGTTGGTTTTTTCCAGAGTGAGGCCAAGTTCCCTCATACAGGCTATGGCCTGTGCGGCAAAGGCTTCATTCAGTTCCACCACGTCTATATCCTGGATGATTAGTCCGGCCTTTTTGAGGGCTTTTCTGACGGCTGGAACCGGCCCGATGCCCATGTAGGCCGGGTCCACCCCGCCGGAAGCGTAGGCTTTAATCGCTACCCAGGGCTTTAGCCCCAGCTCCCTCGCCTTTTCCCGGGACATCAGCACCACTGCCGCCGCGGCGTCATTTATGCCCGAGGCATTGCCCGCGGTCACTGTTCCATCGGATCGGAAAACCGGGCGTAATTTAGCCATCTTTTCCATACTGGTATCCATGGGCCGCTCATCGGTGTCAAAGACTACCGGCTCGCCTTTCTTCTGGGGCAGGGGTACGGGCACAATTTCTTCTTTAAAAAGCCCCTCTTTAATGGCTGCCCTGGCCCGCTGGTGGCTGAGCAGGCCCAGCTCATCCTGTTCCTGGCGGGTGATTCCGTATTTAGCGGCGATGTTTTCCGCCGTATTCCCCATGTGGTAGCCGTAGAAAATTTCCCACAGCCCATCGTAAACCATCAGGTCAATGCATTCGCCCCTGGCGTTTACATCCATCCGGTATCCCCAGCGGGCCCGGGGCAGGACATAAGGCGCCTGGCTCATATTTTCCATACCACCGGCCACCACCACCTCCGCCTCGCCGGCCATGATGGCCTGGGCGCCCAGGGCAATGGCCTTTAAGCCCGAGCCGCAAACCTTGTTAACCGTAAAGGCGCTGGATTCTTTGGGAATGCCGGCATAAATGGCGGCCTGGCGGGCGGTGTTCTGGCCGCTGCCACCCTGGAGCACATGCCCCATAATCACTTCGTCAACCTGCACTTCCTGCAGGGAGTCATCCCAGTCACAGCAGTTTTGCTCCAAATCCGTTACCGGTTCACCTTTCAGGGCGTCGGGGCCGTAACTTAGAAGCTCCTGGCTGGAGGCGGGCCTTAAACTGGCCCGTTTTAAGGCTTCCTTAATTACCAGACTGCCCAGCTTGACCACCGGTACATCCTTTAAGGAACCGCCAAAGGCGCCGATGGCCGTACGCACCCCGCTAACCACAACCACTTCTTTCACCGGTGCTCATCTCCTAACACTCTTTTTCCTTCCCGAGGAGCTTTTTGAACTCCCGGGTAAGCAGGGGTACCACTTCAAAGAGGTCACCCACGATCCCGTAATCGGCCACCTTGAAGATATTGGCTTCCGGGTCCTTATTTATGGCCACAATCACCTTGGAAGAGCCCATCCCCGCCAGGTGCTGAATGGCTCCAGAAATGCCGCAGGCAATGTATAGCTGCGGGGATACGGTCTTACCCGTCTGACCCACCTGCATGCTGTGGGGGGCATAACCCGCATCCACCGCCGCCCGGGAGGCTCCCACCGCCGCTCCCAGCACGTCCGCCAGCTCTTCCAGTATCTTGAAGTTCTCCGCCGATTTCATCCCCCGGCCCCCGGAAACAATAATGTCCGCTTCGGTGAGTTCGGGACGGGTAGATACCTGGCGAACTACTTCTTTAATGATCTGGCGGATATCCCCCGGCTCCACGTCCACCTGTACCACTTCCGCCGTGCGTCCCCCCTGGGGCTGGGATACCGGCAGAACGTTGGGCCTGATGGTGGCCATCACCGGCCGGGCTTCCGGACAGATCGCCTGGACAAAGGCTTTGCCCGCGTAAATGGGCCGCGTCAGGGTAATCTGGCCGTCCTGCAGTTCCACCTTCGTGCAGTCGGTGCACAGCCCCGTCTGCAGCCGCTGGGCCACCTGGGCGGCCATGTCCCGCCCCTGTACGGTGCAGCCCAGGAAGATGGCTGTAGGCTGATGTTCCAGGGCCAGCCGGGCCAGGGCCCTGGCATATCCGTCGGTGGTGTATTCGGCCAGGGCGTCATTTTCCACCACGTAAACCTTGTCGGCACCGTATTCCCCCAGGGCGGGCGCCAGTTCGCCTACCCCTTTGCCGATGATTACAGCCGCGACTTCTTCAGCAAACTGGTCAGCCAACTGGCGGGCGGCACCCAGCATTTCATAGGTGAC is drawn from Desulfofundulus luciae and contains these coding sequences:
- a CDS encoding 3-hydroxybutyryl-CoA dehydrogenase; amino-acid sequence: MDVKKVMVVGAGQMGSGIAQVAAAAGCQVILNDIKDEFVQRGLSNIEKNLSRDVSKERLQEEQKAEILARITPSTSLADAKDVDLVIEAAIENMEVKSSIFKQLDEICPAHTILATNTSSLPITQIAAATKRPEKVIGMHFMNPVPVMKLVEIIRGLATSDETFAVVKAMSERMGKVPVEVNDAPGFVSNRVLLPMINEAIFCVYEGIATPEAVDQVMKLGMNHPMGPLALADLIGLDTCLYIMEVLHRELGDSKYRPCPLLRKYVAAGWLGRKTGRGFYVYNQ
- a CDS encoding acetyl-CoA C-acetyltransferase yields the protein MKEVVVVSGVRTAIGAFGGSLKDVPVVKLGSLVIKEALKRASLRPASSQELLSYGPDALKGEPVTDLEQNCCDWDDSLQEVQVDEVIMGHVLQGGSGQNTARQAAIYAGIPKESSAFTVNKVCGSGLKAIALGAQAIMAGEAEVVVAGGMENMSQAPYVLPRARWGYRMDVNARGECIDLMVYDGLWEIFYGYHMGNTAENIAAKYGITRQEQDELGLLSHQRARAAIKEGLFKEEIVPVPLPQKKGEPVVFDTDERPMDTSMEKMAKLRPVFRSDGTVTAGNASGINDAAAAVVLMSREKARELGLKPWVAIKAYASGGVDPAYMGIGPVPAVRKALKKAGLIIQDIDVVELNEAFAAQAIACMRELGLTLEKTNPLGSGISLGHPIGCTGARLVVTIMHEMKRRNLQTGLVTMCIGGGQGMAMIVENI
- a CDS encoding electron transfer flavoprotein subunit alpha/FixB family protein, yielding MGKGIWVYAEHKNGKVKKVTYEMLGAARQLADQFAEEVAAVIIGKGVGELAPALGEYGADKVYVVENDALAEYTTDGYARALARLALEHQPTAIFLGCTVQGRDMAAQVAQRLQTGLCTDCTKVELQDGQITLTRPIYAGKAFVQAICPEARPVMATIRPNVLPVSQPQGGRTAEVVQVDVEPGDIRQIIKEVVRQVSTRPELTEADIIVSGGRGMKSAENFKILEELADVLGAAVGASRAAVDAGYAPHSMQVGQTGKTVSPQLYIACGISGAIQHLAGMGSSKVIVAINKDPEANIFKVADYGIVGDLFEVVPLLTREFKKLLGKEKEC